ACGTCGTCCAAGGCGGCCGATGGCGGTGCCGTACTCTTCCACGAGGCGAAACTTACCAACCTTGCTCCGGGAACGACTTATTACTTTAACGTGTCCTCGGGCATGACAACGGACGATAACGGCGGTGCGGGTTACAGCTTTACGACCGAAAGCGAGGCATCTTATGCCGACCTGAATATCAGCCTCAAGCCGAGTTCCTACCAGAATGCTTGTTCCGACTGGGGGAGTTGCCACCAGTTTATCGTGTCGATCAGCAATAACGATACGATCCCGTTCGAAGATTTCGAAATGCGCCTCTACCTGAATAACCCGAACCTTCAGGCGGCAAGCAACATTACGCAGAAGTTCGGTGGTGGCGGTGTCGTGAACGGCTCCTGTACGGTTTCGTTTGGTACGGCGCAATCCGATGGTTTCGGCGGCTATTACCTGCCCATCAAGGTGAACGGCCAACTCGAAGTTTCGGGTCAGTTGATTTTCCAGCTGATATTCAATAATACCGATTTCAAGGCTCTTGAAGGTTCCTGGTCGCTCAGAGCGCATACCGATGAGAACGATCCCGTGTACTTCGAGGGCGTCGACTTGACGCGTGGCCCGGCTTACAGCGGCTCCGAGACATCGTTCCTGGAAACCTATAACGGAGAAAAGGTGATTGCGATGGTGGAAGATCCCTATATCGCAGTCTATTACCATGGAAAACATATTTTCGGTTACGGTCCTGACTATACGCCCGAAAATGGTCCCCAGGTGCATCGTACCGTGACCCTTGACTTCACGAAACCGTTTGTGTCCCCGCTCTACTCTGTCGAAAAGGAAGACTACGCGACAAGTTTCGAGGGCAAGAGCAAGGTGTCTCCCACGGGATTCCTGGATGACCTTGAAATGAACGGCCGCCCGCAGAACTTCTTCTACGACAATGGAAACCGTACCGATTCCTACGTGTTCGGCAAGGATACGGTACTTTCCTACGGCAACAACTACATGGAATGGGTGAGCTGGCATAACCATGGCGCGAACCTGAAGACCGAGAATAAGTACGATTGCGCTTGCGCGGTGGTGCGTAGCAATGTGGAAATCGATACGATTACAACTCCGCTAGAAAAACGCTACCTTGTATTCGACAAGGATTCCTATAAGACTTATCAGACCGCGGCGGGCGGGACGCCCAAGATGGTGGAGGTCCATGTGCGTCTGCTCGATAGCCTTGCCAATCCGCTCGATACGGTGAACTTGACGCTCACCTTGGGGACGACTTCGGGAAATCCGCTTTTCTGGAGCTCTGCCACGGCGACGATTCCTATTACGAGTGTCCAGCTGGTGGGGGGCGAAGCGACCTTCTATGTGAGTTCCGAAGATGTCATGACGACGACGCTCTTTGCCCGTGCGGGAACTTCTACGCAGTTTGACTATGTGCCTGCAAGTGCCGAGCTGATTGTCGAGGAACTTCCGCCATGGCCGATTATTGACATTGCCAAGATGGTTGACACGGATTGCGATAATGTTCCCGATGCAATCCAGATTCGGATCTCGAACGAATACCAGGAAAATCAGTCGTTCAACTCGGTGCAGTTTGTATACAAGAACGATACTGTTACGACGACCGACGCTTCTGTAAACGGCAAGGAAATTCTGGTCAAGATGAACATTTCCGATACGTCCGTCAATACGGCTCCGAGCGGCTCGATTACGCTGTTCTCCAATGTGGCGGGCAAAGTGGAATCGCATACGGATTTCTATCTGGATGGCATTGCGCCTACTCTGCTGGCTGTCGCGGTACTCGAACGCCTCGATACAGCTAGGAGTGACCGTGTGTACATGCAGTTCAGCGAACCGATTTCTTCTCCGGGTACCGAATGGCCGGTACAGCTTTTCGCCACGGATGGAAATTCGATGGTCGATGCTCCTGCAGTCAAGTTCACGCAGCTCTATAACGAGCCTATGAACGTGTGGGAATTTGAAGTCGCGTATGCTGCCGACGGATCGTCGATTGTCACGGAAGGGATGTTTGCCCAGCTGCTTGCAACGAGCGGAATCCTGGACAAGAACGGAAACGGAATCTCGACGACCTGCGGACAGCCCAAGCTTCCGATTACCTTGAAACTCTTGCCGGTCCCGATGGTATACGCCTCGATTTCGGATGCCGACGAGAATGGTGTCGCAGAACGTGTCTATGTCGAATTTGAACGTCCTATCGATGCGAAGCATTACCCGGACAGCATTTCTGTCGTCTTTGGCCGTACCGAACCCGAAACACTGTGGGTGTCTGGTAGCCTGCCCAATTACGCTGCCGACGGCATGACGGCGATTCTCGATTTGCCAACGCCCTTCAGCTATGGGGTCACGAGTGGAACCTATGAAGGCGCTTCCAAGGGAATGAATATCTCGGGTGCAGGGTTTGTCACTCAGCACTTGGGTTCTGGCGCCTCCTACGAATCGAATTCAGCCTTGGCCGAAGACAAGGTTGGCCCGGTAATCGTGTCGGCGACTATTGATATGTCCAAGTCGGATCGATTCGATATGCTTAATATGAGTGTCAGTGAACCCTATACGATTGTCGATTCGTCGCTGGTGTACTACCGCGAAAAGCAAGACAAGCGCGATACGGCGGTTTACAAGCATTCTGTGGAGTCCATGACGTTGAACAAGTTGGGTATCACGGCGGTGTATAGCAAGGAGAACGAACTTGCCGTGAGTGATGGTGACTCTGTGCGTCTGCAACCGAAGGATTTCAGTGCCGTTGTCGATGAACGGGGCAACAGGCCTTCGCTGGATAATCGGTGGGTGCCTATCCTCGCTGGAGGCGAACCTAAGATCAGGTTCCGCGTGAAGCTGCAGGAGCAGGTTTCCCGTTCGGGCGGCTTGGTCCGTTCTCAGGTTCCTTCTACCGACAACATCCGCCTTTACGTCGTGAATCCGTCGACGGGTAAGCTGGACATGATCAGTCACGGCTTGGTGGTGGCGACGGGAATCGACACCTCGGCTATCCAGGGTGCTATCTGGAAAGTGGACATGACGGTACCTCGAGGTTCCTTGAGTGGAGAACCTGCCGCTTGGGATACGCTCAAGATCAAGTATAACTTGCCAATCTATTCGAATTTGGGCAACTACGTGAACCGCCTCGCTGCTTCGTACAACTTGCCGTCGGCGAAGTACTTGTCCAATTCGGGAAAGGTGGTCATGTACATAGAATGGGCGAACTCCGAGGTTGGTCTCCAGTCCGAACAGGGCAGGGCCGTTGCGACGGGTGCCTATATTTACAAGTTCCAGATCGATTGTCGGTTTGTACCTAATAGGAACGCAGATGCCGCTCTTGTGAAGAAGTTCTCGAGCAAGAATTCTTACGACAAGACGGAAACCTTCGGGGTCAAGCGTGTGAGGTAGTATGGCTGAGAGCCTTTATTCCGATTCGCCGTACCTCTTGGTACTTTCGGTGCTGGCATTGTTGCTGTCGCTGGCGTACCCGATGTTGATGAGCAGCAAGATGACGGCAAAGGCTCTCCCGTCTGCGCTTCGGCAAATGATTATAATCAACATCGCCTGGAACTTGGGCGGTGTGATTGGCATTCTGTTCTTTGACGGAACGGTCGAGGTCGGCACGCCGCAATATATTGGGCGAATGATCTTGTTCGGTCTCCAGGCAATTTTCTGGATCAGGCTGACGCTGGTTACCTACAGTATCGGTGAGCTAGTCGTTTTCAACAAACGCAATTCCTTCGGCTACCTGATGTCGGTGTTGAGCGGCGTAGTTGTTTTGCTGTTTACTCTTTTGCTGATTTTTGCTCCGGAAGCGGTTGCTGGAATCACTGTTCTGGGAATGCATCCCTTTGAGAAGGCTCCCATCTTTTCAAGCTTTGCTGTCGCCTATATTTTATTTGTCGCCCCGTTTGGTTTCCTTATGGTGTACCAGCTTTTGCGCGGAACGCTTCATTCGCTTGATGCAACCATTACGCAGACGGGCGGCTACATGGTGTCCTGTTATGCCGTCCTGATGATTCTTGCGGTCCTGTTCGATTTTGTCATTCCGATTGCGAAACATTTCGAGACGGGGGTAGGAAGTTTTCATTTCATGGTGTGGCATCAGTTCCTTAGCCTTTTCTTGGCGGTGCTTAGCGGGCAGTATTACACGTCGGCCCGTTTCCGGGACAAGAGTGCCTACTGGTTCTTGCAGAAACTCATTAGCAAGATTGAAGATGGCGTGATTTACTTTGACGACCGAGGCAAGATCGAATTCGCTAATTACGGAGCTTCCAAGTTGCTTGGGCAGTCTGCCGCAAGCCTTTGCGGTCGCTCGATCAAGAGCCTGTTTCCTCCGAATCTCGATTTTTTCCGCGAGACGGTCTACAGTGACGTGCGTGTTTCTATCGATGGGGAAACGCATGTGCTCAAGATTCATTTTTTCAAGTGTCGCCAGACGCTGATGACGGTTCTGAATGTCGCCTTTTTTACCGACCAGTCCAAGACGCTTTTGCTGCAGCAGAATATCAAAACGCTGAACGAACAGTACGTGGAGTACACGCACGATCTGGTGCGTTACCAGGACCGCCTGAATAAGGAAGCGAGGGTCAAGGCCGAAAAGGAAAACGTGCTGAACACCTTGATCAACGCACTCCCGTTCAGAGTGTGGTACAAGAGCGAACTGGGTGTCTACCAGACGCAGAACCAGATGGACCTGGACAAGCGCGGATCCCGTGGCGGTGCCCGCGATAATCCCGACGATATTTCGGAGTACGAAACCGATGCCCGCGAGAAGGGCGAGGTCAAGGTCTACACCTCTTTCGAAACTGCTGACGGCAAGGAAATTTCCCAGGACGAGGCGAACAGGCTCGCGAAGAACGGCGAACTGGTTCAGACGTTCGACAACATGTACATTCCCATTATCCAGGGGACGGCTCCCTACAAGACTTTGTGTCTTAAGGTTGACATGACGGAGCAGCGCAGGCTCGAACAGGAACGTAACATGCTCCGCGAACAGAAGTTCATCCATTCGAGACTCGAGGAACTGGGTACGATGTGCGGCGCCTTTGCGCACGACTACAACAATATCCTGGGTTCGCAGATCGGCTTCTGCGAATTGGCGATCGAAATGCTTTCTCCGGACAACGATGCCTATGAATTAGTCTGTGAAGCAAAGAAGGCGGCGGAACGCGGAAAAGTCTCTATCGCGGAATTGCTGAACGTGATTCGTGGCAACGCCAATGCGGCAACGCCTGCAATGGTGTTCTCTCCGTATATGATTATCGAGGACGTTGTCAAGAAGATTTCTCTGACTCTTCCGCCCAATATCGTGGTTCACAGCGAAAACTTGGACAAGAAACTGAAAATCAAGGGCATCGTGGCGTCGTTGGACCGCATCATCAGCAATATGGCGAACAACGCAATCTTTGCCATGAAGCAGACGGGTGGCACGCTTACCTTCGGCCTCTCGCCGGTGACGCTCGAAACCCAGCTGGTGACCCCGTACGCACCTCCCGTGCCGGCCGGAAATTATGCCAAGTTCGAAATCGCCGATACGGGCTCGGGGATGGATTCGGGGACCCTGGAACGCATTTTTGCACCGTTCTTTACGACCAAGGCGCCCGGAGAGGGGCTCGGGCTTGGGCTTTCGTCTGCACTTAGGCTCCTAAAAGAGGGTAATGCCTACTTTACGGTGCAGACAACTTTGGGCGAAGGAACTACATTTTATCTATATTGGCCACTGGAAACTGAAACGAAGGAGGACTAGTGTCTACTATCCTGATTATCGATGACGACGAACAGTTCAACCTCATGATGAAAAAGGCTCTTGAAATCAAGGGCTACAACGTCGAGACTGCCAAGAATGGTCGCGAAGCCAAGGCTTTGTACCAGAACAAGACCTACGACGTGATCATCACCGACATCATTATGCCGGATGTGGACGGTTATGAAGTAATCCTGGACCTGCGTCGCTTGGGAATGAGCGACCGTACCATTGCCGTCAGCGGCGGTGGCCGTACCTCGGCCGAAGATTACCTGATGACTGCCCAGCATTTCGATGCCGCTGCGACATTCAACAAGCCCGTAGAACTGCAAGCCCTTCGCGCCAAAGTCGAAGAAATTATCAAGAGTCACGCCTCCTAGAGTAAACGATGAATATCCTGATCGCGGATTTGGATCAGAAGTTTATCGAGGGCGTGGAGCGTTCCTGGTCGGTGCCAGGGACCAATTTGTTGGTATGCCGTAACGAAGCCGGGCTCATGCCCCTCGTCAAGAAGGATTCGATAGACCTTGCGTTTATCGAGGTTCCGTTCCTGATGCAGGACAACATGGACATGGTGAGTTTCCTGAAGGAAAAACACCCTGGAATCGAGATATTTGTGCTTTGCGACGACCGCAACTGGCAGGGTGCCGCCTCGGCGATTACGCGCGGGGCGAACAGTTTCCTGAAAAAGCCAGTCACTCTTTCCCTGCTGGAATCGACCGCCCGCAAAATCCAGTCGCAGTTGCAGAACCGCACGAACAACCAGCTCATGGAATCCCAGGTGCTGGACAGCCTTCTGGGCAATACGCCCGAGATGCGCAAAATTTTGAAGACGGTCTACAAGGTGGCGCCTACCAACAGCACCGTTCTTATTACCGGCGAGTCCGGTTCGGGTAAGGAATTCCTGGCGAATGTCATTCACCGTTACAGCAAGCGTGCGACAGAACCGTTTGTGGCAGTGAACTGCGGCGCCATTCCCGAGAACCTGGTCGAAAGCGAACTTTTCGGTAGCAAGAAGGGCTCCTATACGGGCTCGACGACCGACAAGAAGGGCCTGTTCGAATCCGCGAACGGCGGTACGCTTTTCCTGGACGAAGTGGGAGAACTGTCTGCCGCTACCCAGGTGAAGTTATTGCGCTTCTTGCAAAGCCACGAAATCAGGCGCGTGGGCGAGACCGAACCTCGTTATTTGGATGTCCGCGTGCTTGCGGCGACCAACCGCGATTTGCAGGAATCCATGCAGAAGGGAACCTTCCGCGAAGACCTTTATTACCGCCTGAACACATTCCACCTGATGCTTCCTCCGCTCCGTGAAAGGAAGCCCGCGCTCCCGAACCTGATCAAGTACTTCATCTTGAAGAACAAGGATGCGCAGGGGAAAGAAATTGTCGACCTGGAACCGGCAGCCCTGTATGCGCTCACCAAGTATCCGTATCCGGGCAATATCCGCGAACTGGAAAATATCATCGAACATGCCATCGTGCTTGCCGAAGGTGGCGTAATCCGCTTAGAAGATTTGCCCGAAGAAGTGCAGGAATGCGCCCGCGAAAAGACGATGGCGATTCCGCATATCAAGGGGGAATCCCCGGAACCGATCGAGGCTGAAGTTGAAAGACTACCGGGCATTTCGTTTGAAGGGACGGGTAAGTCGAGTGCCTCGGAACAGAAGTCGGCAGCGGAAGGCGATTCCGAAGAAATCCTCTCGCTTGAGGAGATGGAACGCCGTCATATCCTGCATGCGCTGAGTGTGTGCGGCGGAAACAAGACCGAAGTCTGCAAGCGACTTGGAATTAGCCGTGCGACCCTGTGGCGTAAATTGAAAGAACTCAAGATTATGATGGATGGCGACGATGCCTGATTTTGAAAACCAACAGAACAATTTTGAAGGCCGTCAGGTCCCGATGGATCTTGAGGCGGAACGTTGCCTGCTCGGTAGTATTTTGCGCGATCCGGACGTGATGGGGAGTGCCATCATGACCATCAAGGACGAAAGCTTTTTTTATCTGGAAAAGCACCAGCTGATATGGACAGCCCTCTGTACGCTCAACCGTAATGTGACTCCGATCGACTTGGTGACTTTGGCCTCGGAACTCGAGACCATGAACAAGCTAGCACTCGTGGGTGGCCGCGAATACTTGTTTGAACTCATGGAATCGGTTGCGTCTTCGGCGAATACGGAATGGCATATCGAGCTGTTGCGCAAGAAGGCGACTCTCCGCAAGCTGATCAAGTCGTCTTCAACGATTATCAAGAATGCAATGGATCCGGCGGCGTTGCCTGACGAAGTCTTGCAGGATGCCGAACGTGATATCTTTGCGATTGCCGACGACCAGATCAAGGATTCTCTCAAGCCGATCCAGAGCTTCGTGACTCCGCTCCTGGAACGCCTGAATAACCGCAAGGATGGCATTACGGGTATTCGTACGGGAATTTCGGAACTCGATGAACTCACGAACGGTCTCCAGAATTCCGACTTGATTATTCTGGCGGCGCGTCCGGGTGTGGGTAAGACTTCTTTTGCCCTGACGATTGCGGCGAATGCGGCCATCAACTACCACCACAACGTGGCGTTTTTCAGTCTCGAAATGGACGGAGTGCAGCTTGCCCAGCGTCTGCTTTGCTCCCAGGCGCAGATCGACCAGAGCAAGCTCCGTAACGGTTACCTGAACAGTGACGAAAAGAAGAAGCTAATCGCGGCCGTGTCGCCTATCCAGCAGGCTCCGCTCTATGTCGACGACAACGCGGACCTCGGCATCATGGAACTCATGAGCAAGGCGCGCCAGCTCAAGCGCAAGGGAAAACTTGACCTGCTGATTATTGACTACCTGCAGCTGATGAAAACCGGCAAGGAAGAAAACCGTGCGGTCGCCATCGGTGCGATTTCGCGTGGCTTGAAAATTCTCGCGAAGGAAATGCAGATTCCCGTGATTGCGCTTGCCCAGCTTAGCCGTAAGGTCGAAGAAAAGGGACGCGAACGCCCGCAGCTTTCCGACCTTCGTGAATCGGGTTCTATCGAACAGGACGCCGACATGGTGTGGTTCGTGGAACGCAAGTTCGTGCAGACCCACCGCGAAGAAGATAAACATTCTGCAGAACTTATCGTGGCGAAACACCGTAACGGTTCCGTCAAGGACATCCCGATGACGTTCATTCCGGAATACACCACATTCTACGACGCAGCCCCCGAAGGCGAAGAGGGTGGCGAGGCCTATGCCTACGACGACTCCGGCGACATGGGCGCAACCGATTTCGGAAGTTTCTAGGAAATTGCGTATGTCGATTGTTTTGCTCCCCTTTGCCTGGCTTGGAAAGATTATCGTGACCGGTATTGCCAATATCGGTGAAGTGGTGTGCATCCTGTTGAACACGCTGAAACAGTTGCGCTATATCCATAAGAATCCGTCGCTGATTGTAAAGCAGATGATATCGATTGGCGTGTCGTCGCTTCCACTGCTGTTCGTGACCTCCATTTTTACGGGCATGGTTGCGACGGTACAGGCAGAATTTGAATTTCACAATCTGGTTGCAGACAAGTTTGTGGGAACGGCCGCTTGCAAGATGATCTTGATCGAACTTGGACCACTCCTCACGGCGATTGTGCTTTCGGGCCGCGTGGGCTCTGCCGTGGCGGCAGAACTCGGTTCCATGAAAGAAAAGGAAGAATTGGCTGCTTACACGGTGCTCGGACTTGAACCATACCGTTACTTGGCTCTCCCGCGTTTTGTGGCTTTCTTTACGATGGTGCCCTGCCTTACGGTGATTTCGAATGCGCTAGCCATTATAGGTGGTTGGATCGTGTGCGTACTTGGTCTTGACATTACGACCTATACCTACGTGACCGGGATGCAGTACCTGTTCGACCCGATGGACCTGTGGTCCGGTGTGCTCAAGTCGTTTGTCTTTGGAACCTTGATTTTCTTGCTGGGTTACTACCACGGCATCAATGCCAAGGCGGGTGCCCGAGGCGTGGGAATTGCCACGATGAGCGTGGTGGTTTCCAGTTGCCTTATGATTTTGATTGCTGACTTTGTGATGGACGCCATCCTGTTCTTCTAAGGTAATATTATGCCTAACGTAAAAATCGACCCGAACGATATTGCCATTCGCCTCAAGGGACTCAAGAAATCCTTTGGCCCGCAGGATGTGCTTTGCGACGTGAACCTTGACATTCGCCGTGGCGAGACGATGGTGATTATCGGCAAGTCCGGTGGCGGAAAGTCCGTGATTCTTAAGCACATGATTGGCCTGTTGCAGCCGGACGGCGGTGAGGTGACTGTGGACGGCGTGACGATCAGTACGCCGAAGTTTTTCGATACGCATACGATCCGCCGCAAGATGGGCATGCTTTTCCAGATGGGTGCGCTCTTTGACTCGATGGATACCGGCGAGAATATCGCGTTTGCCCTGCGTGAACATCACCCGGAACTTTCCGAGAAGCAGATTCAGGATGTGGTCACCGAAAAACTCCAGATGATTAACCTGGTGCCCGAATTCCGTACCAAGATGCCGTCTGAACTTTCGGGTGGTATGCGCAAGCGTGTTGCCTTGGCCCGTGCGATTGCACTGAATCCTGAAATCCTGTTGTACGACGAACCGACGACCGGTTTGGACCCCATTACGAGCGATGTGATTAACGACTTGATTCTCGATATGCAGAGCAAGCTCGGGGTGACGTCTGTGGTGGTGACGCACGACATGGTGAGTGCCTTCAAGGTGGCCGACCGTATCGCGATGCTTTACAACGGCCGCATTATCGAGGTGGGGACGGTGGACGAAATCAAGAACACCAGCAACCCCTACGTGCACCAGTTTATTACCGGACAGCGCAAGATTTCCGTGGAAGAGGGCGAAGCGTAAAGGCTTTCCCGGCTGTTTCCACATCGTCATTCTCGACGGAGCGAAGCGACGGAGGGAATCCATTGAATCATTCGTCGGTTGGATCCCGTTCGCCTCTTCGAGGCTCCAGGATGACTCTCCTAGAACCGTAACGGAATGCCCCCGCGTCGTCATTCTCGACGCGCCTGCTTCGGCAAGGATGTTGTACTCGCATCGTCATTCTCGACGGAGCGAAGCGACGGAGGGAATCCATTGAATCATGCGTCGGTTGGATCCCGTTCGCCTCTTCGAGGCTCCAGGATGACACTCCTAGAACCGTAATGGAATGCCCCGCCTCGTCATTCTCGACGGAGCCTGCTTCGGCAAGGATGTTGTACTCGCATCGTCATTCTCGACGGAGCGAAGCGATGGAGGGAATCCATAACTTGAGGTTCTGCTTGACATTTTGTTTAGTAATGTTTACATGTCGGTGGTGTGTATGTAAAAAATATGTGTTTTTAAGCACGAATTTATCACCAAGTGTAACGCTTTTGATTTGAATAATGTATTTTTCGGACAAAGAGGTTTTATATGAACAAGAAACTTTTGTCAGGACTTGCATTGGTGTCGGTTGCTGCGACCGGTTTTTGGGCTTGCGGCGAAGGTAATATCAATGGCAAGGATTTGAATGACGATATCGCGATGGCTTCCAATGATCAGGACTTGCAGACTTTAAAAGACAACGCCCTTGATGAATGTCGTATGACCCCGGACTGCTATGCGAAGTATCAGGGCTATTTGGAAGGAACCGAAGTTCCGACTTCGGTTGACAATCCGGTTCCTGACGTAAATTCCTCGAACTCTAATGGCGGCGGCAATTCGTATACGATGCCGAATGTGTCTTCTTCCATCAAGATTGCCCGTAGTTCTTCGTCGATCAATATTATTGATAATCCGGTTGAGTCCTCTTCTGGCGCAGCCCCGATTACCGACGATTCGTTCGGTACTTGCGCACCGCTTAAGAATCCCATTAACAAGGGTGAAAAGGTCCAGTGGCAGTTTAAGGCAAACTCGAAGTATCCTGGTTTTGACGCTTTGAAGATTGCCAAGGCGACTTATACTTGGTCCTTTGCTGCTGGTGCCGTGGATGATGGCACGGGCAAGGGCACCACGAGTGGCAATATTACCTATGCAAACTCCGGCGCAACGACAGCCTCTGTTACGGTGCTGTATGATGGCACTCCGATCAGCGTTGCCTGCGATCCGCTGCAGGTGAATGGAGCTGCAATTACGGGTTGTACTTGCGAACCCGATGTTGCTATTCCGGATGTTGCAAATGGCCCGGTCACTGTTACATGGTCTGTATCTAAGTGTGCTACTGTTGGCGCCACGATTACTGGTTATGAATGGACAGGTGCTACTGGAACGGGCGAATCTGCTACCGCAGCATTCTCCGAAAAAGACCAGGAGATTACTCCGACAGTGGTTGTTTCCAACGATGACAATACCAAGCAGTCTTTTACTTGCTCGGCAGTGAAGGCTATCGATGCAAGCAAGCCTGACTATGAATTTACGGATCAGGGAAATACAAACGCTATTCCGTTTGTTGGCAATGTGGATGCTACTGTAGTGTTCAATCTTCCGTCGGGTTGGCATGGCGCTGGTGATGCTGGCACATGTACCTTTGCTTGCCAGGTTGATAGAGGTGGAACTGGTGATGGAAAAATTACGGGATCTATTGGTACAGTTGAAATTGTTGGTGGTGACTATGTTACTGCAACGATCGATGTTGCCAATACTATCGGTGGTAAGTCCCTGCCGTTTGTCTTGAATGTTGGATCCAATGCCGGCGCGTCCTGCTTCGTTGCTTGGTAATCCACTAAAACTCTAATTTCAGAAAAGCTCCCTCCGGGGAGCTTTTCTTGTATATGTACAATCATTGATTGTCCCGAATATTGTCTATTGAATAATTTGCTATTGAAAGAAATGGCTGTCAAAAAACTTGACACTACCAAACACAAGGGTCTCCCTGCAGGGAAGCCGTTGTTCTGTTCGCTCGTAGTTCAGTCTGCTCTTTATTCAGTCCATTAGAATTAGACGCACATTCAAAACCATATACAAAAAAAAGCAAGTCCTTGGACTTGCTTCTGAATGCTTTTCAATGAAACTGTAATTTCTACTTTTTGGTAGTCTTTACGGCGTTCCAGACCATGTAGCCGATAAAGAGGGCGCCGAAGGCGAGGAGGGCGATGGCGAGCTCGGAATTGTATTTCTCGATAATGTCCTTCTGGCCGTGGGCGAGGTAGCCGAGGCCCGCAAGGACACAGTTCCAGATGGTGGCGCCCAGGAAAGTGTACAGGGTGAATGGAATCAGCTTCATGTTCGCGATACCCGCCGGGATAGAAATCAGCTGGCGGATCACGGTGATGAGGCGGCCCACGAACGTAGAAATGGCTCCGTGTTCACGGAAGTAATTTTCTGCCTTTTCGAGCTTCTGCGTGTCCAGCAACAGGAAATGTCCTAGACGGCTGTCGGCGAATTTGTAGATAATTGGTCGACCGAGGAACTTGGCGAGGAAGTAGTTGATGTACGCTCCGACGAGGGCGCCTGCGCTTGCGGCGATGACAATCAGCACGATGCTGAGCCCCGAGCCCGGCTGCAGCGCCTTGTAGGCGGCGGGGGGCACCACGAGCTCCGACGGGAATGGAATGAATGAACTTTCGACGGCCATCAGGAGGGCGATGGACCAGTAATTCAGATGCTCGTTATACCAGTCAATAATCTGGGTGTAGATTCCCGTAGATTTGACCGGGGCCGCTTGGGCGACTGTATCGGCTACGGTGGGCTCGGCGAATGCCGCTACTGCGAACAAGCTAATAAGTGCTAAGGCGAAAAATTTTTTATTCATGAGGCCAAATATAGAAAGAAAAAGAAACCCCTGACGCGTTGTCAGGGGGTATCAAAGGTTTGTAGAAAAGTCTTACTTTTTCTTCTTGGACTTTTTGTTCTTTTTCTTGGCGGCTTTCTTATTCGCCTTCTTGGAAGCCTTCTTGTTCTTGG
This genomic stretch from Fibrobacter sp. UWH4 harbors:
- a CDS encoding ATP-binding protein is translated as MAESLYSDSPYLLVLSVLALLLSLAYPMLMSSKMTAKALPSALRQMIIINIAWNLGGVIGILFFDGTVEVGTPQYIGRMILFGLQAIFWIRLTLVTYSIGELVVFNKRNSFGYLMSVLSGVVVLLFTLLLIFAPEAVAGITVLGMHPFEKAPIFSSFAVAYILFVAPFGFLMVYQLLRGTLHSLDATITQTGGYMVSCYAVLMILAVLFDFVIPIAKHFETGVGSFHFMVWHQFLSLFLAVLSGQYYTSARFRDKSAYWFLQKLISKIEDGVIYFDDRGKIEFANYGASKLLGQSAASLCGRSIKSLFPPNLDFFRETVYSDVRVSIDGETHVLKIHFFKCRQTLMTVLNVAFFTDQSKTLLLQQNIKTLNEQYVEYTHDLVRYQDRLNKEARVKAEKENVLNTLINALPFRVWYKSELGVYQTQNQMDLDKRGSRGGARDNPDDISEYETDAREKGEVKVYTSFETADGKEISQDEANRLAKNGELVQTFDNMYIPIIQGTAPYKTLCLKVDMTEQRRLEQERNMLREQKFIHSRLEELGTMCGAFAHDYNNILGSQIGFCELAIEMLSPDNDAYELVCEAKKAAERGKVSIAELLNVIRGNANAATPAMVFSPYMIIEDVVKKISLTLPPNIVVHSENLDKKLKIKGIVASLDRIISNMANNAIFAMKQTGGTLTFGLSPVTLETQLVTPYAPPVPAGNYAKFEIADTGSGMDSGTLERIFAPFFTTKAPGEGLGLGLSSALRLLKEGNAYFTVQTTLGEGTTFYLYWPLETETKED
- the dnaB gene encoding replicative DNA helicase, coding for MPDFENQQNNFEGRQVPMDLEAERCLLGSILRDPDVMGSAIMTIKDESFFYLEKHQLIWTALCTLNRNVTPIDLVTLASELETMNKLALVGGREYLFELMESVASSANTEWHIELLRKKATLRKLIKSSSTIIKNAMDPAALPDEVLQDAERDIFAIADDQIKDSLKPIQSFVTPLLERLNNRKDGITGIRTGISELDELTNGLQNSDLIILAARPGVGKTSFALTIAANAAINYHHNVAFFSLEMDGVQLAQRLLCSQAQIDQSKLRNGYLNSDEKKKLIAAVSPIQQAPLYVDDNADLGIMELMSKARQLKRKGKLDLLIIDYLQLMKTGKEENRAVAIGAISRGLKILAKEMQIPVIALAQLSRKVEEKGRERPQLSDLRESGSIEQDADMVWFVERKFVQTHREEDKHSAELIVAKHRNGSVKDIPMTFIPEYTTFYDAAPEGEEGGEAYAYDDSGDMGATDFGSF
- a CDS encoding ABC transporter permease, with the translated sequence MSIVLLPFAWLGKIIVTGIANIGEVVCILLNTLKQLRYIHKNPSLIVKQMISIGVSSLPLLFVTSIFTGMVATVQAEFEFHNLVADKFVGTAACKMILIELGPLLTAIVLSGRVGSAVAAELGSMKEKEELAAYTVLGLEPYRYLALPRFVAFFTMVPCLTVISNALAIIGGWIVCVLGLDITTYTYVTGMQYLFDPMDLWSGVLKSFVFGTLIFLLGYYHGINAKAGARGVGIATMSVVVSSCLMILIADFVMDAILFF
- a CDS encoding response regulator, giving the protein MSTILIIDDDEQFNLMMKKALEIKGYNVETAKNGREAKALYQNKTYDVIITDIIMPDVDGYEVILDLRRLGMSDRTIAVSGGGRTSAEDYLMTAQHFDAAATFNKPVELQALRAKVEEIIKSHAS
- a CDS encoding sigma-54-dependent Fis family transcriptional regulator produces the protein MNILIADLDQKFIEGVERSWSVPGTNLLVCRNEAGLMPLVKKDSIDLAFIEVPFLMQDNMDMVSFLKEKHPGIEIFVLCDDRNWQGAASAITRGANSFLKKPVTLSLLESTARKIQSQLQNRTNNQLMESQVLDSLLGNTPEMRKILKTVYKVAPTNSTVLITGESGSGKEFLANVIHRYSKRATEPFVAVNCGAIPENLVESELFGSKKGSYTGSTTDKKGLFESANGGTLFLDEVGELSAATQVKLLRFLQSHEIRRVGETEPRYLDVRVLAATNRDLQESMQKGTFREDLYYRLNTFHLMLPPLRERKPALPNLIKYFILKNKDAQGKEIVDLEPAALYALTKYPYPGNIRELENIIEHAIVLAEGGVIRLEDLPEEVQECAREKTMAIPHIKGESPEPIEAEVERLPGISFEGTGKSSASEQKSAAEGDSEEILSLEEMERRHILHALSVCGGNKTEVCKRLGISRATLWRKLKELKIMMDGDDA